In Natrinema amylolyticum, the following are encoded in one genomic region:
- a CDS encoding YbhB/YbcL family Raf kinase inhibitor-like protein, which yields MGDLTLESPEFDDGERIPEEYGYTETNVNPPLEIDGVPDDAESLALVVDDPDAREPAGKVWDHWIVWNVPPGTTTIPEDWDADDATEGTNDYGDHGYGGPNPPDREHTYRFKLFALDTTLDLGPDASADDLESAAEGHVLERTHLEGTYPTE from the coding sequence ATGGGAGACCTGACACTCGAGAGCCCCGAGTTCGACGACGGGGAACGGATCCCCGAGGAGTACGGCTACACGGAAACGAACGTCAATCCGCCCCTCGAGATCGACGGCGTTCCGGACGACGCCGAATCGCTCGCGCTGGTCGTCGACGACCCCGACGCGAGAGAGCCCGCCGGCAAGGTCTGGGACCACTGGATCGTCTGGAACGTTCCGCCGGGGACGACGACGATTCCGGAGGACTGGGACGCCGACGACGCGACCGAGGGAACGAACGACTACGGCGACCACGGCTACGGCGGTCCGAACCCGCCGGACAGGGAACATACCTACCGATTTAAACTGTTCGCCCTGGATACGACGCTCGACCTCGGACCCGACGCGAGCGCGGACGACCTCGAGTCGGCGGCGGAAGGACACGTCCTCGAGCGGACGCATCTCGAGGGAACGTACCCGACGGAATAG
- a CDS encoding bacterio-opsin activator domain-containing protein: MTEGPARPLLVGDSSTLETVVSGLPDDEPIDVRTAATSAAALEALDESERLDCVVSAYELPDTDGISLVSTVRERRPDIPVLLYVDDGSEEIASEAISVGVTEYVPTELAAERPDVLANRIENVVTHHRTETELEERERQLTTLIGNLPGIVYRCRPKSDWAMTVLRGDCEPLVGYDPDRIVGGDVSWGDDIVHPDDRVDALESIRWQLERDDRFRVTYRIRTQSGSRRWVEERGSAVYATADGGDRAVDSSATSMDSDLGSVESDHRADDDLVALEGFIMDVTEREQRKQELERYETVLETIPDGAYVLDESYCFRLVNDALVSMTGRNREELLGTHISVIDDEAMSNVERLRSELAAGSRDVATMETRIRQSDGETFPAEVRFTTLPPADGDSGEETDDRDTDGFRGTAGVVRDTTERKARKRQLEYQREQLAAINQLYRVQEDITQSVIELSSREEMEQRVCERLAETDSYRFAWIGGIDRGSKTVEPRATAGVEDGYLESVTITVDESDTGQGPTGEAIRTGELQIQTDILTDPDYEPWREPAIERGYRSSAAIPIEHGDSTYGVLNVYTEREDAFDGYEREILAGLGEIIGHAISARQREKTLLSDVVRELQFRTTDVESPLVDASAGRDCTIRIERVVPADGDAFVHFLSVDGIDPDEFEDDIATVDGVTDVSAITPTDDAYLFEVTIRDPPLTRLFADRGGRLRSVRIDDGELYCTAEFPPDVDVRGAIDAIQNAYPDLEVLAQRTRRVEDRTVEEFQTRVLESLTEKQRRTLETAYSAGFFDWPREQSGEDVAEMLDISPATFSQHLRTAQRKVMEALLAEGEDADT, encoded by the coding sequence ATGACCGAGGGCCCGGCCCGTCCGCTCCTCGTTGGTGATAGTTCGACCCTCGAGACCGTCGTCTCCGGCCTTCCCGACGACGAACCGATCGACGTCAGGACGGCCGCGACGAGCGCCGCGGCGCTCGAGGCGCTCGACGAGAGTGAGCGACTCGACTGCGTCGTCAGCGCCTACGAACTGCCGGACACCGACGGGATTTCGTTGGTGTCGACCGTCCGCGAGCGACGGCCCGATATCCCCGTCCTCCTCTACGTGGACGACGGGAGCGAGGAGATCGCGAGCGAGGCGATCTCGGTCGGCGTCACGGAGTACGTTCCGACCGAACTGGCGGCCGAACGGCCCGACGTGCTGGCGAACCGAATCGAGAACGTCGTCACGCACCACCGAACCGAGACCGAACTCGAGGAGCGGGAACGGCAGCTGACGACGCTTATCGGTAATCTGCCGGGGATCGTCTACCGGTGTCGACCCAAATCCGACTGGGCGATGACGGTCCTTCGCGGCGACTGCGAGCCGTTGGTCGGCTACGATCCGGACCGGATCGTCGGCGGCGACGTCTCGTGGGGGGACGATATCGTCCATCCCGACGACCGCGTGGACGCCCTCGAGTCGATCCGCTGGCAGCTCGAACGGGACGATCGCTTCAGGGTGACCTACCGGATTCGAACGCAGAGCGGCAGCCGAAGATGGGTCGAAGAACGGGGATCGGCCGTCTACGCGACGGCCGACGGGGGCGATCGAGCCGTGGATTCGTCGGCCACATCGATGGACAGTGACCTCGGTAGTGTCGAAAGCGATCATCGAGCTGACGACGACCTGGTCGCTCTCGAGGGGTTCATCATGGACGTCACTGAGCGTGAGCAGCGCAAACAGGAACTCGAGCGCTACGAGACGGTCCTCGAGACGATCCCCGATGGCGCGTACGTCCTCGACGAGTCCTACTGCTTCCGGCTGGTCAACGATGCGCTGGTTTCGATGACGGGACGGAACCGCGAGGAACTGCTCGGAACGCACATCTCGGTGATCGATGACGAGGCGATGAGTAACGTCGAGCGACTCCGATCCGAACTGGCGGCCGGGAGTCGCGACGTCGCGACGATGGAAACGCGGATCCGGCAGTCCGACGGCGAGACGTTCCCTGCAGAGGTCAGGTTCACGACGCTACCGCCGGCCGACGGCGATTCCGGTGAAGAGACCGACGACCGCGACACCGACGGGTTCCGCGGAACTGCCGGCGTGGTCCGGGACACGACCGAGCGAAAGGCCCGAAAACGCCAACTCGAGTACCAGCGAGAGCAGCTCGCGGCCATCAACCAGCTCTATCGAGTGCAGGAAGACATCACCCAGTCGGTGATCGAGCTCTCCTCGCGCGAGGAGATGGAACAGCGGGTCTGCGAACGGCTCGCGGAGACGGACTCCTATCGGTTCGCCTGGATCGGCGGGATCGATCGGGGCTCGAAGACGGTTGAGCCGCGAGCGACCGCCGGCGTCGAGGACGGCTATCTCGAATCGGTTACCATCACGGTCGACGAGAGCGACACCGGCCAGGGGCCGACGGGCGAAGCGATCCGGACCGGTGAGTTACAGATTCAGACGGATATCCTGACGGATCCCGACTACGAACCGTGGCGCGAGCCGGCGATCGAACGGGGGTATCGATCCAGCGCCGCGATCCCGATCGAACACGGTGACTCCACCTACGGCGTCCTCAACGTCTACACCGAACGAGAGGACGCGTTCGACGGCTACGAACGGGAGATCCTCGCGGGACTCGGCGAGATCATCGGTCACGCGATCAGCGCTCGCCAGCGGGAAAAGACGCTCCTGAGCGACGTCGTCCGGGAACTGCAGTTCCGGACGACCGACGTCGAGTCACCGCTCGTCGACGCGTCCGCCGGTCGCGACTGTACGATCCGGATCGAACGAGTGGTACCCGCCGACGGGGACGCGTTCGTCCACTTCCTCTCGGTCGACGGGATCGATCCCGACGAGTTCGAAGACGACATCGCGACCGTCGACGGCGTCACCGACGTCTCCGCGATCACGCCGACCGACGACGCGTACCTGTTCGAGGTCACCATCCGCGATCCGCCGCTGACACGGCTGTTCGCGGACCGGGGCGGTCGGCTCCGATCGGTTCGGATCGACGACGGCGAACTCTATTGTACCGCCGAGTTCCCCCCCGACGTCGACGTCCGCGGGGCGATCGACGCGATCCAGAACGCGTATCCCGACCTCGAGGTACTCGCCCAGCGAACCCGCCGGGTCGAGGATCGGACCGTCGAGGAATTCCAGACCCGCGTGCTCGAGTCGCTGACCGAGAAACAGCGCCGGACGCTCGAGACGGCCTACAGCGCCGGCTTTTTCGACTGGCCGCGAGAACAGAGCGGCGAAGACGTCGCGGAGATGCTAGACATCTCGCCGGCGACCTTCTCCCAACACCTTCGAACGGCTCAGCGAAAGGTCATGGAGGCGCTGCTCGCCGAGGGGGAAGACGCAGATACCTGA
- the nucS gene encoding endonuclease NucS yields the protein MTDSEDGTRTETLQEPTLPAARDVVARGIDRGAIVTVYGRCTVDYEGRASSRLEAGDRHVMLKPDGAALVHTDEGQQPVNWQPPGCDHDVSCEDGALVLDSVRSTPDERLRVRFREVLQVSAFSGSDENELALVGTEEDLRQRILENPSLLETDFTPLATERDTPAGAVDIYGEDSAGRAVVVELKRRRVGPDAVSQLRRYVDALERDLHADAAVRGILVAPSVTDRAGRLLTEHGLEFVSLEPPAE from the coding sequence GTGACGGATTCAGAGGATGGGACGCGAACGGAAACCCTCCAGGAGCCGACGCTACCGGCCGCTCGCGACGTCGTCGCCCGCGGGATCGATCGCGGCGCGATCGTGACCGTCTACGGTCGCTGCACCGTCGACTACGAGGGTCGGGCCTCGAGCCGCCTCGAGGCGGGCGATCGCCACGTCATGCTCAAGCCCGACGGCGCGGCGCTGGTCCACACCGACGAGGGCCAGCAGCCGGTCAACTGGCAGCCGCCGGGCTGTGACCACGACGTCTCCTGCGAGGACGGCGCGCTCGTCCTCGACAGTGTCCGATCGACGCCGGACGAGCGGCTCCGCGTCAGGTTCCGGGAGGTGCTGCAGGTCTCGGCGTTCTCCGGGTCCGACGAGAACGAACTCGCCCTCGTCGGCACCGAGGAGGACCTCCGCCAGCGGATCCTCGAGAACCCTTCCCTGCTCGAGACCGACTTCACGCCGCTGGCGACCGAGCGCGACACGCCCGCGGGTGCGGTCGACATCTACGGCGAGGATTCGGCCGGCCGGGCGGTCGTAGTCGAACTAAAGCGTCGTCGGGTCGGGCCCGACGCGGTGAGTCAGCTCCGGCGCTACGTCGACGCCCTCGAGCGCGACCTCCACGCTGACGCTGCCGTTCGCGGGATCCTAGTCGCCCCCTCGGTGACCGACCGCGCGGGCCGGCTCCTGACCGAACACGGCCTCGAGTTCGTCTCGCTCGAGCCCCCGGCCGAGTGA
- a CDS encoding beta-CASP ribonuclease aCPSF1, giving the protein MSTVEQQLDDLKAQITSELPSDISVSSVKYEGPELVVYTRDPKKFAQQGDLIRQLASKLRKRITVRPDPSVLSRPEQAREEIMNVIPEDAGVTDLDFHADTGEVVIEAEKPGMVIGRHGSTLREITKTVGWTPEVVRTPPIESSTVSNVRSFLKQERDERRDILEKVGRQIHREEMSDDEYVRITTLGCCREVGRASFILSTPETRILIDCGDKPGAEGEVPYLHAPEALGAGPQTIDAVVLTHAHLDHSALIPLLFKYGYDGPIYCTEPTRDLMGLLTLDYLDVAAKEGRSPPYESEQVREAIKHCIPLEYGDVTDIAPDVKLTFHNAGHILGSAVSHFHIGDGLYNVAFSGDIHYDDTRLFNGAVNDFPRVETLVLESTYGGRNDYQTDQADSERNLKEVIQETYERDGKVVIPAFAVGRSQEIMLVLEEAMRSGDIPTMPVHLDGMIWEATAIHTTYPEYLRDDLRDRIFHDDENPFLAEQFNHIDGGEEERQDVADGEPCIVLSTSGMVTGGPIMSWLSHLGPDPDSSLVFVGYQAQGTLGRRIQNGWDEIPTSEVGAMGGGDGRGTLSLNMNVETVDGFSGHADRAGLENFVKTMNPRPEKVLCVHGDERSTQDLSSALYHDFDMRTFAPKNLETFRFL; this is encoded by the coding sequence ATGAGCACTGTAGAGCAGCAACTCGACGATCTCAAAGCACAGATCACGAGCGAGTTACCGAGCGATATCTCGGTCTCCTCGGTGAAATACGAAGGCCCCGAACTGGTGGTCTACACGCGCGATCCGAAGAAGTTCGCCCAGCAGGGCGATCTCATTCGGCAACTCGCGAGCAAGCTTCGCAAGCGAATCACCGTCCGGCCCGACCCCAGCGTCCTCTCGCGGCCCGAACAGGCCCGCGAGGAGATCATGAACGTCATCCCCGAGGACGCTGGCGTCACTGACCTCGACTTCCACGCCGACACCGGCGAGGTCGTCATCGAGGCCGAAAAACCCGGCATGGTCATCGGCCGTCACGGGTCCACGCTCCGCGAAATAACGAAGACCGTCGGCTGGACGCCCGAAGTCGTCCGCACGCCGCCGATCGAATCCTCGACCGTCTCGAACGTCCGGAGCTTCCTCAAGCAGGAACGCGACGAGCGCCGCGACATCTTAGAGAAGGTCGGCCGACAGATCCACCGCGAGGAGATGTCCGACGACGAGTACGTCCGCATCACCACGCTGGGCTGCTGTCGCGAGGTCGGGCGCGCGTCGTTCATCCTCTCGACCCCCGAGACGCGGATCCTCATCGACTGCGGCGACAAACCCGGCGCGGAGGGCGAAGTGCCGTACCTCCACGCGCCCGAGGCGCTCGGCGCGGGCCCGCAGACCATCGACGCGGTCGTCCTGACCCACGCCCACCTCGACCACTCCGCGCTGATCCCGCTGCTGTTCAAGTACGGCTACGACGGCCCGATCTACTGTACCGAGCCGACGCGGGATCTGATGGGCCTGCTGACGCTCGACTACCTCGACGTTGCGGCCAAGGAAGGCCGGAGTCCGCCCTACGAGAGCGAGCAGGTCCGCGAAGCGATCAAACACTGCATCCCGCTCGAGTACGGTGACGTCACCGACATCGCGCCGGACGTCAAACTCACCTTCCACAACGCCGGCCACATTCTCGGCTCGGCCGTCTCGCACTTCCACATCGGCGACGGCCTCTACAACGTGGCCTTCTCCGGTGACATCCACTACGACGACACCCGCCTGTTCAACGGCGCGGTCAACGACTTCCCGCGCGTCGAGACGCTCGTCCTCGAGTCGACCTACGGCGGTCGCAACGACTACCAGACCGATCAGGCCGACTCGGAGCGAAACCTCAAGGAGGTCATTCAGGAGACCTACGAGAGGGATGGGAAAGTCGTCATTCCGGCGTTCGCGGTCGGCCGGTCCCAGGAGATCATGCTCGTCTTGGAGGAGGCGATGCGCAGCGGCGACATCCCCACGATGCCGGTCCACTTGGACGGCATGATCTGGGAGGCGACGGCGATCCACACCACCTATCCCGAGTACCTCCGGGACGACCTGCGGGACCGCATCTTCCACGACGACGAGAACCCGTTCCTCGCCGAGCAGTTCAACCACATCGACGGCGGCGAGGAGGAGCGACAGGACGTCGCCGACGGCGAACCCTGTATCGTCCTCTCGACCTCCGGGATGGTCACCGGCGGGCCGATCATGTCCTGGCTCAGTCATCTCGGTCCCGATCCGGACTCGTCGCTCGTCTTCGTCGGCTATCAGGCCCAGGGAACCCTCGGTCGGCGCATCCAGAACGGCTGGGACGAGATCCCGACCAGCGAGGTCGGTGCCATGGGCGGCGGCGACGGCCGCGGCACCCTCTCGCTGAACATGAACGTCGAAACCGTCGACGGCTTCTCCGGCCACGCAGACCGCGCCGGCCTCGAGAACTTCGTCAAGACGATGAATCCCCGGCCCGAGAAGGTCCTCTGCGTTCACGGCGACGAGCGGTCCACGCAGGACCTCTCGAGCGCGCTCTACCACGACTTCGACATGCGCACCTTCGCGCCGAAGAACCTCGAGACCTTCCGCTTCTTATAA
- a CDS encoding ABC transporter permease, which yields MHRETVENALFRAGYLAILAFMLLPLVVVVVTSFAESGNLVFPPENYSLVHYRAFLEETRWLSAFDNSLLVGVGTTVVATMLGVTAAFGHELDDGRAGQLLAPLVLVPLLIPPIILGISMRVYFVRAGMDASYLSIILAHTLWATPLVYFVMRSVFSRFDWQLLDAAKDLGAGPIQSFVYAVLPNVKHGIFVGALLAFIVSLQEFVMALFLSSHSTKTIPVVAWEALRQSLDPMVSVVSTFLILISVIAIVIATIATNLDWLSKQLS from the coding sequence ATGCATAGAGAGACCGTCGAGAACGCCCTGTTTCGCGCGGGCTATCTGGCGATCCTGGCGTTCATGCTGTTGCCGCTCGTCGTGGTCGTCGTGACCTCCTTCGCGGAGTCGGGGAATCTCGTCTTCCCGCCCGAGAACTACTCGCTGGTCCACTATCGCGCGTTCCTCGAGGAGACGCGCTGGCTCTCGGCGTTCGACAACAGCCTCCTCGTCGGCGTCGGGACGACCGTCGTCGCGACGATGCTGGGCGTCACGGCCGCCTTCGGCCACGAACTCGACGACGGCCGAGCCGGACAGCTGCTCGCGCCGCTCGTCCTCGTGCCGCTGCTGATCCCGCCGATTATCCTCGGGATCTCGATGCGCGTCTACTTCGTCAGGGCCGGGATGGACGCCTCCTACCTGAGTATCATCCTCGCACACACGCTGTGGGCGACGCCGCTCGTCTACTTCGTGATGCGGTCGGTGTTCAGCCGGTTCGACTGGCAGTTGCTCGACGCCGCGAAAGACCTCGGTGCGGGACCGATCCAGTCGTTCGTCTACGCCGTCCTCCCGAACGTCAAACACGGGATCTTCGTCGGCGCGCTGCTCGCCTTCATCGTCAGCCTCCAAGAGTTCGTGATGGCGCTGTTCCTCTCAAGTCACAGCACGAAGACCATCCCGGTGGTGGCCTGGGAAGCGCTGCGTCAGTCGCTGGATCCGATGGTGAGCGTCGTCTCGACGTTCCTCATCCTCATCTCGGTGATTGCCATCGTGATCGCGACGATCGCGACGAACCTGGATTGGCTCTCGAAACAGCTCTCCTGA
- a CDS encoding ABC transporter permease has translation MSGTQSSLPAPVTRLWEPLRERSRSKRALLLMAPLLVFELLLFVAPFLILLRISLMEGSPDLRYADGTWSLDGYVEVFTNGVLLEPIIYSFKLGVAATGITVVIALFYAYAIWRADGPIKSLLLFSVILPLLTTLVIKTYAFRPLLSPNGTLNDVLLALNLVSEPIQFAPGTVGVIVGQIYIVLPYAVLAIYSVLSTMDWGLVEAARDLGASRPRSFLEVVIPQAMPGIIVATVISFAWSVGAYAAPGLLGARDQAFAIEVEKRLLSNLQWEIATAYSVVMLVLMLASVAVLTLALGRFGGEVEYA, from the coding sequence ATGTCGGGCACGCAATCGTCGCTGCCGGCACCGGTCACTCGGCTCTGGGAGCCGCTCCGAGAGCGATCGCGCTCGAAACGGGCGCTGTTGCTGATGGCCCCGCTGCTGGTATTCGAGTTACTGCTCTTCGTCGCCCCGTTCCTGATCCTGCTCCGGATCAGCCTCATGGAAGGGTCGCCGGACCTCCGGTACGCCGACGGAACGTGGTCGCTGGACGGCTACGTCGAGGTGTTCACTAACGGCGTGTTGCTCGAACCCATCATCTACTCGTTCAAACTGGGGGTGGCCGCCACGGGGATCACGGTCGTGATCGCGCTGTTTTACGCCTACGCGATCTGGCGAGCCGATGGTCCGATCAAATCCCTCCTGCTGTTCTCGGTGATCCTGCCCCTCCTGACGACCCTCGTCATCAAGACGTACGCGTTCCGGCCGCTCCTCTCGCCGAACGGGACGCTCAACGACGTCCTCCTGGCGTTGAATCTGGTCTCGGAGCCGATCCAGTTTGCCCCCGGAACGGTCGGCGTGATCGTCGGTCAGATCTACATCGTCCTCCCCTACGCCGTGCTGGCGATCTACAGCGTTCTGTCGACGATGGACTGGGGACTCGTCGAGGCCGCCCGCGACCTCGGCGCGAGCCGTCCGCGCTCGTTCCTCGAGGTCGTCATCCCGCAGGCGATGCCCGGGATCATCGTCGCGACGGTGATCTCCTTCGCCTGGAGCGTCGGCGCGTACGCCGCGCCGGGGCTCCTCGGCGCTCGAGACCAGGCGTTCGCGATCGAGGTCGAGAAGCGGTTGCTGTCGAATCTCCAGTGGGAGATCGCGACCGCGTACTCGGTCGTCATGCTGGTGTTGATGCTCGCGAGCGTCGCCGTTCTCACCCTCGCGCTCGGCCGCTTCGGAGGTGAGGTCGAGTATGCATAG
- a CDS encoding ABC transporter ATP-binding protein, which produces MSEITLSGLEKRYGDELAVEDVSVTIDDGELLCLLGPSGSGKSTTLRMLAGLETPTDGEIRIGDEDVTDRPAYERTTATVFQDWALFPHKTVLENVAFGLKMQGVGKDERRERAREMLERVRMAEYADDDPMNLSGGQKQRVALARSLAVNPDVLLLDEPLSNLDKRLSEDMQIELREIHAELEETFVHVTHDQDEAFTLADRIGIMADGNLVQVGEPNEVYRNPKNRFIEGFLGDTNFVEGTVRRTTSDSVHVDTELGREVVIPTANGDADALTDGDSVTLSLRPEVLSIEPAESAGSEAEETAQAVRADGSTTNSVVGTVENVLYRGSTVRYSVDVEGTSVFAERTVSDSGEFDAGDEIRISWDGADLLVFRDDGSRVDL; this is translated from the coding sequence ATGTCTGAAATCACGCTTTCCGGACTCGAGAAACGGTACGGCGACGAGCTCGCCGTCGAGGACGTCTCGGTGACGATCGACGACGGCGAACTGCTCTGTCTGCTCGGGCCCAGCGGGAGCGGCAAGTCCACGACGCTGCGGATGCTCGCCGGCCTCGAGACGCCGACCGATGGCGAAATACGCATCGGCGACGAGGACGTGACCGATCGCCCGGCCTACGAACGCACCACCGCGACGGTGTTTCAGGACTGGGCGCTGTTCCCCCACAAGACGGTCCTCGAGAACGTCGCCTTCGGGCTGAAGATGCAGGGCGTCGGGAAAGACGAACGCCGCGAGCGGGCCCGCGAGATGCTCGAGCGCGTCCGAATGGCGGAGTACGCCGACGACGATCCGATGAACCTGAGCGGCGGTCAGAAACAGCGGGTCGCGCTCGCGCGGTCGCTCGCCGTCAACCCTGACGTGTTGTTGCTCGACGAGCCGCTGTCGAACCTCGACAAGCGGCTCAGCGAGGACATGCAGATCGAACTCCGCGAGATCCACGCGGAACTCGAGGAGACGTTCGTCCACGTGACCCACGATCAGGACGAGGCTTTCACCCTCGCCGATCGGATCGGCATCATGGCCGACGGAAACCTCGTCCAGGTCGGCGAACCGAACGAGGTCTACCGGAACCCGAAGAACCGGTTCATCGAGGGCTTCCTCGGCGATACGAACTTCGTCGAGGGCACCGTGAGGCGGACGACGTCGGACTCCGTCCACGTCGACACGGAACTGGGTCGGGAGGTCGTCATCCCGACAGCGAACGGCGACGCGGACGCGCTCACGGACGGCGACTCGGTGACGCTGTCGCTTCGTCCCGAGGTCCTCTCGATCGAACCGGCGGAGTCGGCGGGATCCGAAGCCGAGGAGACGGCCCAGGCCGTTCGCGCCGACGGGAGTACGACGAACTCCGTCGTCGGCACGGTCGAGAACGTGCTCTACCGAGGTTCGACGGTTCGGTACTCCGTCGACGTCGAGGGCACGTCGGTGTTCGCCGAACGCACCGTCTCGGACTCCGGTGAGTTCGACGCCGGCGACGAGATCAGGATTAGCTGGGACGGCGCGGACCTCCTCGTGTTCCGGGACGACGGCTCGAGGGTCGATCTGTAA
- a CDS encoding ABC transporter substrate-binding protein, with product MPADPDRVAETSECESESPSVSERAETSASRRRVLSATAAGSVTALAGCTELLSSGGGGDPLRVSVWSGNYADRFEESVVPRYEDEFDAEIEIQRGWNDILSNIQTAPDDDPPYDVTITEGNFYYYGRQDDLFHEIRTENVPNADELIDHYAEFRTTEYGMPVDGAPCTIVHREDMDFDPDSWADLSSTAVEESNGIGVDTGFWWYPMYAAAVGMDDAELGEEMHDADLHDDVLETVRDWPIESWASSGEDVWQAFQNDVIDVAQWYYEQTAYDIDSYDGLTHTMPDETTGYLNHWCVVKGTDKRDRAEEFINFLMDAEVQTAWSEEMPTLFCNENTEYAGDLAEDLPSNSEEAETIAFPDWEFLADHQGDLSDEFTEIQRSS from the coding sequence ATGCCTGCAGACCCAGATCGGGTTGCAGAGACGAGCGAGTGCGAGTCGGAGTCACCGTCGGTGAGCGAGCGAGCGGAGACGTCAGCCTCGCGTCGACGGGTGTTGTCGGCGACGGCGGCCGGATCGGTGACCGCTCTCGCCGGCTGTACGGAACTGCTCTCCAGCGGCGGTGGCGGCGATCCGCTGCGCGTCAGCGTCTGGAGCGGGAACTACGCGGACCGGTTCGAAGAGTCGGTCGTCCCCAGATACGAAGACGAGTTCGACGCGGAGATCGAGATCCAGCGCGGCTGGAACGATATTCTCAGCAACATTCAGACGGCACCGGACGACGATCCGCCGTACGACGTGACGATCACGGAGGGGAACTTCTACTACTACGGTCGGCAAGACGACCTCTTCCACGAAATCAGGACGGAGAACGTCCCCAACGCCGACGAACTCATCGATCACTACGCGGAGTTCCGGACCACGGAGTACGGAATGCCGGTCGACGGCGCTCCCTGTACGATCGTCCACCGCGAGGACATGGACTTCGATCCGGACTCCTGGGCCGACCTCTCCTCGACGGCCGTCGAAGAGAGCAACGGTATCGGCGTCGATACCGGCTTCTGGTGGTATCCGATGTACGCCGCCGCAGTCGGGATGGACGACGCGGAACTCGGCGAGGAGATGCACGACGCCGACCTCCACGACGACGTCCTTGAGACGGTCCGCGACTGGCCGATCGAGAGCTGGGCGAGCTCCGGCGAGGACGTCTGGCAGGCCTTCCAGAACGACGTCATCGACGTCGCACAGTGGTACTACGAGCAGACGGCGTACGACATCGACAGCTACGACGGCCTGACCCACACGATGCCGGACGAGACGACCGGCTACCTGAACCACTGGTGCGTCGTCAAGGGCACCGACAAGCGCGACCGGGCCGAGGAGTTCATCAACTTCCTCATGGACGCCGAGGTCCAGACGGCCTGGTCCGAGGAGATGCCCACGCTGTTCTGTAACGAGAACACCGAGTACGCCGGCGACCTGGCCGAGGATCTGCCGAGCAACAGCGAGGAAGCCGAAACCATCGCCTTCCCCGACTGGGAGTTCCTCGCGGATCACCAGGGCGACCTCTCCGACGAGTTCACCGAGATACAGCGGAGCTCCTAA
- a CDS encoding endonuclease III domain-containing protein, producing the protein MSDDPEPAVNISGGATGGGAAAEFDPATAATRAETVVDRLGELFWQKEYGGRDAFTCLVRTILSQNTSDKASQPAHDALIDRYDGPDTDLAESLAAAERSTLAETISGAGLYNQKSETIIDTAEWVLEEFGSAAAFDAFVKGEDPETVRETLLSVRGVGPKTADCVLLFAGGRGGVFPVDTHVHRIYRRMGVAPADADHEAVRAVLERDVPAAKCGFGHTATIQFGREYCTARKPACLEDPDACPMADLCDQIGVYPETGEVVDPADAPEAVAADD; encoded by the coding sequence ATGAGCGACGATCCGGAGCCTGCGGTCAACATCAGCGGTGGCGCGACGGGCGGCGGTGCGGCGGCCGAGTTCGATCCGGCGACCGCGGCGACTCGCGCGGAGACGGTCGTCGATCGGCTGGGCGAGTTGTTCTGGCAGAAGGAGTACGGCGGCCGAGACGCCTTCACCTGTCTCGTCCGGACGATCCTGAGCCAGAATACCAGCGACAAGGCCAGCCAGCCGGCTCATGACGCGCTGATCGATCGGTATGACGGCCCCGATACCGACCTCGCGGAATCGCTCGCGGCCGCCGAACGGTCGACGCTCGCCGAGACGATCAGCGGGGCGGGACTCTACAACCAGAAGTCCGAGACCATCATCGACACCGCCGAGTGGGTCCTCGAGGAGTTCGGCTCCGCCGCGGCGTTCGACGCGTTCGTCAAGGGCGAGGACCCCGAAACGGTCCGCGAGACGCTGCTCTCGGTCCGCGGCGTCGGCCCGAAGACCGCCGACTGCGTCCTGCTGTTCGCGGGCGGTCGCGGCGGCGTCTTCCCCGTCGACACGCACGTCCACCGAATCTACCGTCGGATGGGGGTCGCGCCGGCCGACGCCGACCACGAGGCGGTGCGTGCGGTCCTCGAGCGCGACGTGCCCGCCGCGAAGTGCGGGTTCGGCCACACGGCGACGATTCAGTTCGGTCGCGAGTACTGTACGGCGCGCAAGCCCGCCTGTCTCGAGGATCCCGACGCCTGCCCGATGGCGGACCTGTGCGATCAGATCGGGGTCTACCCCGAAACGGGCGAGGTAGTCGATCCCGCAGACGCGCCGGAGGCGGTCGCGGCGGACGACTGA